One Clostridia bacterium genomic window, AGTGGTTAATCGACGCCGCCTTGCTGATACTCTCCACCGTAACGCTCTCCTGATAATTGCCCTCGATATAGACGACCGCGTCTCTCAAATGCGGATCTGCGATCCGGCTTATCGACTCATCGTGAGCGCCCTGCCCGAAAAACCCGTAGGTTTTCTCGAGCATGAGAATGATTTCCATAAAATGCGATCTGCTTCTGCAGGACCAATACCAGTCCGGCTGAATGGTCAACTCGTCGTCCATTCTTTGAAAAGCTCTTTTCACGCTGTCCTTATGCTCTTCAAACAGCGGGAAAACGAATCTCTCCCCGTCCGTGAACGGTCTCAGCAGAAACAGGTCGTGGCTCAGTGCCACACGGCTGTAGCTGCTGCTGTGGACGAGCTTGAAGGTCATATTGACGTTGAGGAACGACGGGTGAAAATAGACCGCGTCGCATTTCAGCCCGCGCTTTTTTATCAGCCGCGGGCTCTCGCGTTCGTCGAAGCAGACG contains:
- a CDS encoding helix-turn-helix transcriptional regulator, which translates into the protein VCFDERESPRLIKKRGLKCDAVYFHPSFLNVNMTFKLVHSSSYSRVALSHDLFLLRPFTDGERFVFPLFEEHKDSVKRAFQRMDDELTIQPDWYWSCRSRSHFMEIILMLEKTYGFFGQGAHDESISRIADPHLRDAVVYIEGNYQESVTVESISKAASINHSTLNELFKEEFDTTPMGYLWQYRVDVAKKHLEFTNLPIKDISLRCGFKTTQHFVRKFGELTGATPADFRETAVAERKAAFR